A region of Necator americanus strain Aroian chromosome I, whole genome shotgun sequence DNA encodes the following proteins:
- a CDS encoding hypothetical protein (NECATOR_CHRI.G1207.T3) — MDILKQLWWKFFSRTNCRNMEARYVLELRDRDPATVEDLVLDGCESTEIEGVNDKLVNLQSLSMVHVGLQSLKNLPKLPQLSKLDISDNNIAGGLEHVADNCPELLHLNLASNKIAKVEDLAPLKKLKLAELDLFNNPVTEGDAESEYRSKIFELIPSLQILDGADINGEEVDDSFDGEDGGEGEDSGDESGSDIDGPGLSYLDNSQLDEDESEEYKPSDPDVSSDDVPKRGLKRRNEETNVCEGMGRPKNSEADPLRKAKRGRPSKHKREEHVVVHTGFDGHANAPWRKTVSIFKQPVTLVHTSGRENRKPTEQQLKRGLMNNRPQEKPAPVLWAKALENVQALIPTAVADKVDVNKTEYLTESLHLAGRLERASAALNEQAAAASLFTSIHNPNQSGAFGQAADKEKMESNLLLHINPEQPLLRPISVLPEDIATQERRVLDARKRLQEVCIHNNYDI; from the exons ATGGATATCTTGAAACAGTTATGGTGGAAGTTCTTCTCAAGAACAAATTGCCGTAAT ATGGAAGCACGTTACGTTCTCGAGCTTCGTGACCGTGATCCTGCCACCGTGGAAGATCTCGTGCTGGATGGCTGCGAAAGTACCGAGATCGAAGGCGTTAACGACAAACTTGTGAATCTCCAG AGTCTCAGCATGGTTCACGTTGGCCTACAAAGCCTTAAGAACCTACCGAAGCTTCCACAGCTAAGCAAACTTGATATTTCGGACAATAACATCGCTGGTGGGCTTGAGCATGTGGCAGATAACTGCCCAGAGCTACTTCATCTCAATCTTGCATCAAATAA AATTGCGAAAGTCGAAGACTTGGCCCctttgaaaaaactgaaactcgCCGAACTTGACTTGTTTAACAATCCCGTTACCGAGGGTGATGCCGAAAGCGAATACAG GTCTAAAATCTTTGAACTGATACCTTCTCTGCAAATACTTGACGGAGCTGATATAAATGGCGAAGAGGTTGATGACTCGTTTGATGGAGAG gATGGCGGAGAGGGAGAAGACAGTGGAGACGAGTCCGGTTCCGACATAGATGGCCCAGGATTAAGTTATCTGGATAATAGTCAACTT GACGAAGATGAATCTGAGGAGTATAAGCCATCTGATCCAGATGTTAGTAGTGACGATGTGCCGAAGCGAGGCCTGAAGAGGCGCAACGAGGAGACGAATG TGTGCGAAG GAATGGGCAGACCAAAAAATTCCGAAGCGGATCCGCTTCGTAAGGCAAAGCGAGGTAGACCAAGTAAACATAAACGTGAAGAGCATGTGGTCGTTCACACTGGATTTGATGGGCATGCGAATGCACCATG GCGCAAGACTGTATCGATTTTCAAGCAACCGGTGACGCTGGTGCATACATCAGGTCGTGAAAATAGGAAACCTACGGAGCAGCAACTTAAACGCGGTCTTATGAACAACAGACCGCAGGAAAAGCCAGCACCA gtGTTGTGGGCGAAAGCTTTGGAAAATGTGCAAGCTTTGATACCTACTGCAGTAGCGGATAAG GTAGATGTAAACAAAACAGAGTACCTCACCGAAAGTCTGCATCTTGCCGGGCGGCTTGAGAGAGCTAGCGCTGCATTGAATGAACAAGCCGCTGCAGCTTCACTATTTACTAGTATTCATAATCCAAACCAGTCCGG CGCTTTTGGTCAAGCAGCCGATAAGGAAAAGATGGAGAGCAACTTATTGCTCCACATTAATCCGGAACAACCATTATTGCGG CCAATATCTGTGTTGCCGGAAGACATTGCAACTCAAGAAAGACGTGTGTTAGATGCACGAAAACGATTACAAGAA GTTTGTATCCATAACAACTACGACATCTAA
- a CDS encoding hypothetical protein (NECATOR_CHRI.G1209.T1), producing the protein MVVVFYIAAGVLLLPSTLPQNVEDTTPKTLCKGGTYNEEYIRDYVVQPINNHRYALLRGSEPNGPWNGTAYGKKFPLPMTMNRLEYDCSLEEKAFALLAGCCSKDTPASPTGTTALTYRIDLDYDDPELFLAVWGWTNQINKFAVSDNAIADKRVVFKNNDRDLYDYLHLMRAVSSKIGCADISCSRGDVRIYRAICLLNKNPLADGGVVYNVGLGGCAKGGTCQEGVCDQFGFCDLSKKAR; encoded by the exons ATGGTCGTCGTCTTCTATATTGCAGCTGGG GTACTCCTTCTTCCCTCTACTCTTCCTCAAAATGTCG AAGATACCACCCCGAAAACGCTATGTAAAGGCGGCACATATAATGAGGAATACATTCGTGACTACGTTGTCCAACCCATCAACAATCATCGGTATGCGCTGTTGAGAGGATCTGAACCAAATGGACCGTGGAATGGAACAGCATATGGAAAGAAGTTCCCACTACCAATGACTATGAATAGATTG GAATACGACTGCAGCCTTGAAGAGAAGGCTTTTGCTCTGTTGGCTGGCTGCTGTTCAAAGGACACTCCTGCCAGTCCGACTGGAACGACAGCCTTAACCTACCG CATTGATCTGGACTACGACGATCCTGAGCTGTTCTTAGCTGTTTGGGGTTGGACTAATCAGATCAATAAGTTTGCGGTCAGTGATAATGCGATTGCCGACAAACGCGTTGTGTTCAAGAACAACGATCGAGATTTGTATGACTATTTGCAC ttaATGAGAGCCGTCAGCTCTAAAATTGGATGCGCGGATATAAGTTGCAGTAGAGGAGATGTGAGGATATATAGGGCAATCTGCCTTCTCAATAAGAA TCCTCTCGCGGATGGTGGTGTCGTCTACAATGTTGGATTAGGCGGTTGCGCTAAGGGCGGGACGTGCCAAGAAGGGGTCTGCGATCAGTTTGGATTTTGTGATTTGAGCAAAAAGGCTCGGTAA
- a CDS encoding hypothetical protein (NECATOR_CHRI.G1208.T1), which produces MDLSNTRVRDNPGVENGVVSGAIDQRLIAECCTKSKLMKRDARSMARRYSCTFTVNGKKVIFERKQQDRTANRHWAHILGSPQEVVSPVLPSLSKLQ; this is translated from the coding sequence ATGGATTTATCGAACACTAGGGTCCGAGACAACCCAGGTGTGGAAAATGGCGTGGTGTCTGGTGCGATTGATCAACGATTGATAGCTGAATGTTGTACCAAGAGCAAACTAATGAAAAGAGATGCTCGTAGTATGGCTCGTAGATACAGCTGCACCTTTACAGTAAATGGTAAAAAGGTGATATTCGAGAGAAAACAGCAAGATCGAACCGCAAATAGACATTGGGCACATATTCTAGGAAGCCCTCAAGAAGttgtatcacctgtgctcccgtcGCTCAGCAAACttcagtaa
- a CDS encoding hypothetical protein (NECATOR_CHRI.G1207.T1), with protein MPISALLFRIKFSETPMHDVIPAVVRTLCHPFIMEARYVLELRDRDPATVEDLVLDGCESTEIEGVNDKLVNLQSLSMVHVGLQSLKNLPKLPQLSKLDISDNNIAGGLEHVADNCPELLHLNLASNKIAKVEDLAPLKKLKLAELDLFNNPVTEGDAESEYRSKIFELIPSLQILDGADINGEEVDDSFDGEDGGEGEDSGDESGSDIDGPGLSYLDNSQLDEDESEEYKPSDPDVSSDDVPKRGLKRRNEETNGEESDAKKKAENE; from the exons ATGCCAATATCGGCACTATTGTTTCGTATCAAGTTCTCCGAAACTCCTATGCATGACGTCATTCCCGCTGTTGTGCGGACGTTGTGCCATCCGTTCATA ATGGAAGCACGTTACGTTCTCGAGCTTCGTGACCGTGATCCTGCCACCGTGGAAGATCTCGTGCTGGATGGCTGCGAAAGTACCGAGATCGAAGGCGTTAACGACAAACTTGTGAATCTCCAG AGTCTCAGCATGGTTCACGTTGGCCTACAAAGCCTTAAGAACCTACCGAAGCTTCCACAGCTAAGCAAACTTGATATTTCGGACAATAACATCGCTGGTGGGCTTGAGCATGTGGCAGATAACTGCCCAGAGCTACTTCATCTCAATCTTGCATCAAATAA AATTGCGAAAGTCGAAGACTTGGCCCctttgaaaaaactgaaactcgCCGAACTTGACTTGTTTAACAATCCCGTTACCGAGGGTGATGCCGAAAGCGAATACAG GTCTAAAATCTTTGAACTGATACCTTCTCTGCAAATACTTGACGGAGCTGATATAAATGGCGAAGAGGTTGATGACTCGTTTGATGGAGAG gATGGCGGAGAGGGAGAAGACAGTGGAGACGAGTCCGGTTCCGACATAGATGGCCCAGGATTAAGTTATCTGGATAATAGTCAACTT GACGAAGATGAATCTGAGGAGTATAAGCCATCTGATCCAGATGTTAGTAGTGACGATGTGCCGAAGCGAGGCCTGAAGAGGCGCAACGAGGAGACGAATGGTGAAGAAAGTGATGCCAAGAAGAAGGCGGAAAATGAGTGA
- a CDS encoding hypothetical protein (NECATOR_CHRI.G1207.T2) produces the protein MGRPKNSEADPLRKAKRGRPSKHKREEHVVVHTGFDGHANAPWRKTVSIFKQPVTLVHTSGRENRKPTEQQLKRGLMNNRPQEKPAPVLWAKALENVQALIPTAVADKVDVNKTEYLTESLHLAGRLERASAALNEQAAAASLFTSIHNPNQSGAFGQAADKEKMESNLLLHINPEQPLLRPISVLPEDIATQERRVLDARKRLQEVIKHFG, from the exons ATGGGCAGACCAAAAAATTCCGAAGCGGATCCGCTTCGTAAGGCAAAGCGAGGTAGACCAAGTAAACATAAACGTGAAGAGCATGTGGTCGTTCACACTGGATTTGATGGGCATGCGAATGCACCATG GCGCAAGACTGTATCGATTTTCAAGCAACCGGTGACGCTGGTGCATACATCAGGTCGTGAAAATAGGAAACCTACGGAGCAGCAACTTAAACGCGGTCTTATGAACAACAGACCGCAGGAAAAGCCAGCACCA gtGTTGTGGGCGAAAGCTTTGGAAAATGTGCAAGCTTTGATACCTACTGCAGTAGCGGATAAG GTAGATGTAAACAAAACAGAGTACCTCACCGAAAGTCTGCATCTTGCCGGGCGGCTTGAGAGAGCTAGCGCTGCATTGAATGAACAAGCCGCTGCAGCTTCACTATTTACTAGTATTCATAATCCAAACCAGTCCGG CGCTTTTGGTCAAGCAGCCGATAAGGAAAAGATGGAGAGCAACTTATTGCTCCACATTAATCCGGAACAACCATTATTGCGG CCAATATCTGTGTTGCCGGAAGACATTGCAACTCAAGAAAGACGTGTGTTAGATGCACGAAAACGATTACAAGAAGTGATTAAACATTTTGGATGA
- a CDS encoding hypothetical protein (NECATOR_CHRI.G1211.T1): MKFEKMDEEGHSLLSLFDGQSLLHSHHLKEDGHAIPQVLPSKVRHAIMSVENGASLGSNTINSERLKNPPPLLINTLAMLFTH; encoded by the coding sequence atgaaattcgagaaaatggATGAAGAAGGTCATTcacttctctctctcttcgaCGGGCAATCCCTTTTGCATTCTCATCATCTGAAGGAAGATGGACATGCCATTCCACAGGTCCTTCCTTCCAAAGTCCGACATGCAATCATGTCTGTGGAGAATGGTGCTTCACTCGGCTCCAACACGATCAATTCTGAACGTCTGAAAAACCCACCGCCACTCCTTATCAACACATTGGCTATGCTCTTCACTCATTAA